The Alnus glutinosa chromosome 10, dhAlnGlut1.1, whole genome shotgun sequence DNA window AGCCAGCAGACTATCATGAAGTTTGATGCCCAGCTCCCCCGGTTTGAGGATCCTGTTGATATTGAGTCCCCTCCGCATGGTCCACCACCTCCAATTGATCCTTTAGCAGCTTCCTCCTCACAGCCTACTCCTCCTCCATCCAGTTTTGAGGAGATGTATTCTCTGTTGTCTGCTCAGATGATCACTGGATTTCAGCGGTTACAGGGGTGTATTTCTTCAATTGATGCTCGGGTACAGGCTCTGGATGCAAAGGTGGATAGATGTCTGCAACACTTGGAGGCtgatgaggatgatgaagaTTTGGACTAAGTGCTGCGacacttatttatttttgtgtgtaTTTATCAGATTGGGCATGTATTTTTGaacatttgttattttgttcAACTTTTTAAACCCTTCGGTGGTTTATTTTATACGGTTTtttaatactttgtttaccttttgtccttttgagacaaaaatagATACTATTTTTTGGGTTTCGAACAGGGATTGTATTTTAAACCGATCAAgagttttttgtcccagaatggccaaagaaggagtttgttagttttattggctactttctgttgacaaaaacactatcTTGTAAGGTTGTCATTTTAATAGGGATGTCGTattatttcagaatcttcaacaTTTTTATAAACATTGAAAGAGCCTAAGTTTCAGTATcataagcttcaagaaggtAATTTCAGAATTctaagaagattctgcacagtttacacttagcaaaagtcagatccccagtcgaccgtccggacggcccattgTAGAGTCCAAACGCCCATCTGTGTTTGAGAAGATTCAGAAAGTGCTTCAGCATGCATCCGTCAGAACgaagggcaacatcgtccggagtTCACACAGTGTTCTAGAAGAATTCGGGTTTTCCTTTACCTACCCAGATtaggaagacagcttgcaaccgtccgaacgcggccttaatatggaaacgcgtgAAACGCGTTATGGAAGGCGGTTCACAGTAACCATTCGGATGCCCCTTTGTTTTCGTCTGGACATGCATCCAGAGACTCTGAATCAATATTGTATCAGGACTtgttaagcctataaatagaggtatCTAGGCATATATTAGTTATAGAAttaggtattgaattctttttaacttagagagggtgtttaggtagactCTGAATTAATATTGTATTAGGACTtgttaagcctataaatagaggtctctaggcatatattatttatagaattaggtattgaattctcttaaacttagagagggtgtttaggtagaaattgtgaaaattTGCTAACTCTCTAAGCATTGCCGATGTGTGGTTCttgatcgtgtgaagtctatctcagGGAGGaatcctaaggtaaaggaatccattgaagaccccttcgaGTAGGAGACTggattgggaagcgttcacataTAGGTATGTGTTAGAGTACAAGGTACGAttgctgcatcggggtatgtgagtgttactgctttgttacaagctttgtcttctaaatagtggaattcctaggtttggctgccccggagtgttttttctcttaattgagtttccacttcgtcaataaaatatttgtctcctttaaattctgcatttaatattttgttgcacacttgatcacacacacacggtaaattagaagtcattctaTTTTTCACATGAAATAGATAGCAAAATTCAGATGGATTCCAAACGAGCCACaggagcaaaggtttcatcgAAATCTTCTCCTTCAATCTGAGTGTACCCCTGACCAACAAGACGAGCTTTGTTTCGAACAACAGTCCCATGTTCATCAAACTTATTCTTGAATATCCATTTTATGCCGATGATGTTGTGATCAAGAAGTCTAGGAGTGAGAGCCCATAGATCATTCCTGGTGAACTGATGTAATTCATCATGTATAGCAGCAACCCAGCTTTCATCTTGTAAAGCTTCTTCTACTTTCTTAGGCTCAAATTGAGAGAGATAGCAAGTATGAGAGACTTGATTTACCACTCTATTTCCTAGTTGTAGACCTTCATTGATGTCTCCAAATAGCTACCTTCGGGGATGATTTAGCTTGATACGTGAGGAAGGCTCTTTGGGAAGATCAGCAGGATCTAGTTCATCTTGAGAGAAGTTAGTGTTCTTTGCTAGATTTTCAATGGGCACATCTTCTTAAGGAGAGGTGACTTGAGGAGGAGAAGCTTCCCCATCTTGAAATGGCTTTTTTGATCGTCTTATTTTTTGCAAGTACTTGTCAGTCTTTCTTCTCTAATAGCCCtaccatttttgttttctttttttttttatatatatgatagtCCTTATCTTTcataatcctttttttttattaaatatatatatatatagatatgatCATAACGACTAACAAAATACTTATAATAGGTGTATCATTTTCAATGCTACCAGTAGCTGATGTAGAAGTCATTCATTGCCATCGTGATGTCGTGTGTTTTGTTTATGAGAAATTGTCCTTGGATTAGAGTTTGTGCCCCAAGCGGTATCTGCGCCTgcataggaaaacaaaaagttaCACCGAAGGTTAATGCAAGTACTCCCAAATAAACTAAGGATAATACTTATAAATAAAACCgaagaaattaataaatatttatatatatatatatatatatatatatatatatatatatatatatgttatggaAGGAATAGGAGTAGTTATCTTTGTATGTCTTACTATCCTCCCAATAAATTAAAAGTGAATGGTTGATAAGGTCATCTTCATGTGCTTGTATTGTTTTGTCAACTAATAAAGAAGTGAAATTCCTTGGATTAAGCATTTTAATGTGTAGTTAGTTGAACTTTAAATACTTTACAACATTATCAGAAATGTGGATTAACGTGACTCGAAGGAATATTTGATTGAATAATCACATCACTCCCATGACGTACAAGCCAAGCATTTTTTACATTTGGGAGGTAAATTTATTCAGAAATCTGAATTCCGAATTGAATGAGCATGCCACGTAACCCAGTAGTCAATTATAACAATTAGAGAAATGATACCTACACACTTTTTACACATCTTTTACACACCTTTGTTGAtgtaactttcttttttctttaggaTTAGGAAAACATAAACCATGTTAGCATTGgtgtataaaagaaaaaagaaagctaCATCAGCTATGGTGTGTAAAAGGTGTAGAAAAAGTGTGCATGAATCATTTCTTTACCAATTATATGTGCACAACATTTGTTGGCATGCCTTTAGGGATGTGTTAGAAACACACACTACACCTGatcctctcacatggggtgagaCCCAAATGTGGTGGAACCCACCCTATGTAAGAAGGTGAGTGTGCACATAGTGTGTGGTGatgtgtattttttatttttttttaacattactcatgCCTTTATACTTaatgatttttgaattttttagatttgatCCAAGTACATAGTCAGGTGCCGCGATATGATTACATTCACGTTAAGTTATTCTTattcaagtttattttgattataCAAAATTCCAAACTAGAGAGATTCTCTTGTTTAGAATCGTTTTAGGGGAGTAATTTTCTCTACGTTATTGGTGTTAGCATGTTTACAGcctcttaattaattaacttaatgTTTAGAtgaaaatgactttttttttaaaaaaaaataataataatttgtgaaTGGGAAAATGACAATATCATTATCTCACTATAAAAATTTTGTTCCCAAAATTTCCCTTCCCTTGATCCTAAAATGAATGCGAATAGATTCTCCTGATCATCTCATATTTTTGTTCTCATGAAGCTTTTTCTACTAAATGATTGCGTCATTGAACATTTACTAAAGACATTATCTTggtgcaaaaaaaataaaataatatatatatatatatatatatatatatatatatatatatatatatatagacagaaatttcttacaaactggtttaaagaaaatttcatataacccacatgtgagaaacactttttattaatgctatttaaaaagcatgtaagaagcacatgcaaTTTAAGTAACATGTGATTATCGCATGCCAATGgacacatatcaatcttatatgtTCTTAGAATCTATAATCTGAACTtgagcttttatatatatatgacatatcTTCTTTTACTTAATTGTAACGACTCATATGTTATTATCTTAGAATGGTTTggaataactttttttaatgcTGACAAATGCTAGCCAGTATACATTGTGAATATTAAAATAGACATACTACCCAATagaattaaaatcaaaatttgtcaATATCAACATCTGTTAAGGGCTAACCATTATTAATTTGAAAGTCTGAAAAATTAATTGGTAGATATTTATTTGGTTAAAGTACTCTTTTAATCATTAGAACCGTAACATTCTATTAATCTTTCGAatataatttgatgtttgtcGCAGTTCATTCCatactaaaatatattttaatttaacaaattttaattcaatttatagATTTGCTCTTCATGACTTGAATCCTTGACATGATACTTGTTTTGAAACTAATTGTTGTTAAAAGCCTGAGATTTAAACCTAGAATTATTGAACACAAATTTAGTTAAACCTAAGTCCTTAGTAGTGGCGCCCGCTCCTACACAAtctaaaaaaacagaaaaaaaaaaaagtttgacccaatacttttttcttttagctttTTTAGAGCATCCCCAACaaccttttgttattttaactactagtatacttttaacaaacttcatacatcaaactctctaatatttctttattttaagtaaatattaattttttattcattttaagcAACTACTCCTAACAAAcgaggagagagaaaaagtgaaaaatgaagtGAAAGGAGAGAggaattctaaaaaatgattaaaataagaaatagctcatgaaatttgtgagctaaatttggagtgaaatttTGACATAagccaaaatagaaaaattataaagagtgaaaaatgaagtgagaggagagaggaattctaaaaaatgattaaaatattgaataacctataaaatttgtgagccaaatttggagtgaaatttTGACATGtgacaaaatagagaaattataaagaatttgttgaagtgagcttttttgaatttttgaccaaattttagagaaaaaatttgaaattgagagcaAACTGAGAATGCTTTTAAGGCTTAGCCCTTCTACTCCTTTCAACCTCTACTTATCTTCCCCCTGCTCCACCTACGTCCTTGTTCGTCAGTTTTTTCTTAGACCGTAACAGtaatacttttttctttgttttaatatGAACCATAAAGATACCATATTTTTACATCGAGACAACAGAAACTTTGAAttcaaggaaagaaaaaacagacacagacagagagagagaaaagatatacatatatatatatatatatataaaaaaaaaaaaaaaaaaaaaaaaaaaaaaaaaaaagagtcaacgACAAAACGTTGTAGCCAATGATACTTGATGAAGCCTATTAGCGATATTAGCTATAACAGTCGTCATTGTAACAATAAGTAGTGACCACAAAAGTTGTAGCAAATGATACTTCATGTTGTCGCGGATAATCGGTATGTTGAACCTGGCATTGCCAAAACTAATATCAATACTATGATATTTTTTGAAGGTTTAATGGAAATTTTGCCAAAAGagaattgggtttttttttttttttttaatgaatattgaTTATACTAATAAAGTGAAGTCCATGTATGTAGGTTTCAGAATCAAAGTGGCCGGTGGAAGTATTTGAGgtagaactttttttttgatagaaatTATGGCTCATCTTCATTGATACCAAAAAAACAATACATCAGAGTTTCTCAAAAAGAACCCCATCCAGACATTAGCTAAAGACTGCTTCACACCCACCTTCGCAAGCTGGTGAGCAACAGTGTTGGTTGACCGGCGCACATGTTGCACTTCATAGTTAGAGAAACAAGCCAAATGGGCTCGTGTGGCTTCTATGATTACTCCATTGCATGCTACTCATAAAAGGCATGTCTTGGCACATAGTAGACACAATCGATTGTTAATCACCTTCCACGACGACCTGAGTAAAACCTGAATCATCGCAGAAAGAAACTGCTTTCCAAGCTGCCAGAGATTCGGCCATCACAGGATCAGTAATGTAAGGGATGATCTAAGTCATGGCTGCTTGCACCTCGCCACTAACATCCTGTATCACCACCCCAATTCCCATCCTTTTTTCAGGATGTTTTACCCATTGCTGATACACGGAGATACGCTCAACCGAATTAGGCCTAACATTCACAATTTTGAACTAAGCCAATGAATCTGTAGCCATGCTAGCCACCTGCTGGGAGGGGGGGGAGTCAACTCCTTATTGAAAACAAAGGAGTTTGTTCTCAGTCATATCAGTCTAGCCACAGTCAAAGCCTTTTCCAACTCATCTCTCTCTAGTTTCTCCATCAATTGCTCCATAAATCCTCTGCCATCACTAACAGTAAGAGAGAGCTTCTGTAATTTCTTGGAGCACTCCTGCCAAACTGCCACTAAGGAAGGGCAGGACCACAGAATATGGAATATGGACTCAGATTAGTTCTTGCACAAAGGGCACCGAGGGTCAGCCAGCCGACATCTACGATGAAGATTTGCTTTTGTAGGCAAAGCTTCACTACAGCATTTCCAAGCGAATTGCTTCAACACCCCCGACACCTGAAGACTCCATAGTGATTTCCAAAAAGCCTCATTTTCACAAACTGAAGATGATTCACCCCTTTTTTGATTCCTACTGTTTAGTTCTAAATGGTATGCACTACGAACAGTGAATACACCATTCTTGGTACCACTCCAAACCAATCTGTCAGCCTATTGGATAGGACTAAGTGCCAGATTGCAAATATGGGTTGCTTCCTCTTCGTTAAAATTTTCCATGATTAGCCTATAATTCCATCAGCCGGTTATTGGGTCAATGAAGGAGGACACTCGAGCATTCGGTTCCAAGCCAAGGCAGGGAGATTGGACTTGGAACATTGGGGGAGTTTGCAACCACTTATCATTCTTTATCAGGATACTGACACCATTTCCCTCTCCACATCAGCCCCTTCTCAAGAACCTTCCTTGCCTGCATGATGCTCCTCCACGCACAGGAAGGATTGTGCCCTAATCGAGCAAGCCGAAAATCACTccctggaaaatatttttcctttagaaTGACCGCCACCAAGGAATCCAGGTATTGGATGACGCGCCACCCTTGCTTAGCCAAAAGAGCTTGGTTGAAAACTTCCAAGTCCCGAAAgcccatgcccccccccccccccccccctaagtTTGGATGCCCTCAACTTACTCCAAGCTAGCCAACTGAAGCTCTTTCCTTGGAAGCTTTTACCCCACCAAAACCAACTCATCAAGCGGTTCAAATTATGACAAAGAGTCTTCGGGAGCAAAAAAAGGCTGATTCTATAGGTAGGTATGGCTTGAATAACCACCTTAAGGAGAACTTCTTTCCCTGCCTATGAAAGGAATTTTTCCTTCCAACCATCCACCTTTTTACGAACTCAATTCTCAATGCTAGCAAAAGTTCAGATCTTGGACCTTCTTACAAGTGttggaagacccaaatacttctCATAACTTGCTGTTGCAGTGATCCCCACATTTGAACAAATAAGCTCCCGAAAGTCCCTTCCCGTATTCCTACTGAAGAAGAGGGCAGTCTTGGAGCTATTTAACTTTTTCCCCGATGCTAGCTCATATCTTTGCAATAGGTGAATGATATATCTCCATTCCGAAAACGTAGCCCTTCAGAAGAGAAAGCTGTCGTCTGCGAAGAATAGGTGACTTAATTTGGATCCATTTGCTGCAATGGGAACTCCAGTGATCTTCTTCTCTAATTCAGCCTTCTCCAACAAAGAGCGTAGACCTTCCGcacaaagaaggaaaagataagGGGACAAAGGGTCCCCTTGTCTAATTCCTCTCGTTGGAATGATCTTTCCATTAGGCATACCATTGATGAGAACCGAATACAAAACCGATGTAACACATCTCATTATCAATCCAATCCATTATTCCGCGAAGCCTAATTTTCGCATCATTACTTCAAGGTAAGCCCACTCCACTCGATCGTACGCCTTGCTCATATCGAGCTTGATTGCCATAAAACCTTTTTTGCCATGCATCCGAGTTTTCATAGAGTGGAGAGCCTCATAAGCCACCAATACATTGTCTGTTATCAACCGGCCCGGAACAAACGCACTTTGGTATTGAGAGATCACCAAAGGTAGCAcctgttttaatttgtttgctaGCACTTTCGAAATGATTTTGACAATCACATTACAAAGACTTATTGGCCTAAAATCAGTAGCTGACTGAGCATTAAGCATTTTAGGAATTAAAACAATATGGGTGGAATTGAGAGActaataaaaattaccattatTTAGGAATTCCAGCACAGTCCTCCTCACAATACCCCCAACCATTTCCTAGTGCTTTTGAAAGAAACAAGCGCCAAAGCCATCCGGGTCAGGGGCTTTTAGGGGATGCATTTGGAATAAAGCTCGATCCACCTCATCTCCCATAAACTCTCTCAACAACCCCTGATTAATAGGAGGAGTAACTCTAGTTTGCACCGCTTCAATACATTCTTCAAGTCCCACCGACCCCTTGGAGGTGAATAAGTTTTGGAAATATTGAGAGAAAGCAGCCCCCATATCTTCCTGTTCCGACCACCAAGCTCCTTCCCCATCTTGAAACTTCTGTAATCTATTCAttattgaaaattgaattttgacttCAAatgtaaagtgtgtgcataagtgtcaacaaaaattaaggcacagcggaaagtaaatgacacacagatttttgttgacgaagtagaaactcagttcagagaaaaaccactccggggtagccaaacccaggaattccactattcagaagacaaagctagatacaagatagtaacactcacatgtaccgatgcagtggtcgtaccttgatctctgacgtgtaacccaacacgaacgcttcccaaccaggttcacctacctgaaggggtcttcaatggaactcctttatcttagagccgacctctaagatagacttcggtttaagCATGGCAACAGCACACTAGGagagggcttcagaggaaatatacgtctctgagcagttgtggaattcacaccgaattcttgcagctctaagtgcccaaggacccctatttatagtttgGGGGTtaaaatgagcgtcaggcaaaatttgcctaggagccgtccggacgggatgacacgtcgtccggatggatggagcagtagacagacgggcgttcggacgggatgacacatcatccggacggctgacagggaacttgagaatcttctaatcttgacattactctgaaagtggaatccctgtttaccgcatcattacacataagtgattttgtccacacacaaaataaggccaaaatactaacaaactctccctttggccattctgggacaaaaatcacttgaccagtttggaaatacattcccggtccaaaataaaaattactcccatttttttgtctcaaagggacaaagggtaaaacagagtaataaaaattgactgtcataaaaattactccccctaacggtctcagaaggacccaggaaacagagtaatataagttcaacagtttatttaaaacataaactggaaaaaaaattgctgaagAAAACAACTGAAGAGAGAGATATCAGCAAGGATAGGGCCTTCACAAGGATATTAGCACACGCACGTATTCCTgtctgaaaaactagtcatagagcaagtgagaattatgagaacatggaggtgatagacaagtaaaacaaagacaaaagtTACCCTGCCAACATAATGAAGAgagcttgctcaactcatgtaatgcgtgtgtgtgtgaagactcttaaCCACAAGGTttgcattttacaaaaaatgacaagaaaccaccagattttctagtcaagagagaaaatcagagatagcttagccaaaagtcaaaccttataacttactagggcctagacaccctcatctgatacactccccttaagatacagcacatattttgttttacttgtaccatggaGGACAAGGTAAAGTTTTTACTTGcgcatagagggcaaggtaaatttaagcacataagcagtgattaagcAATGTAGAGCACAAAAGTTTTTAAGAATTATTGCATGAAACTTAAGAAACTGCAAACgatactgcaaactgtagggagtgccagaatttataggtgctaggttcaactagcccgtggtcaatttggccaaccaagcaaaaacttcttctcttatccaaaaaattctaggagcaaaaagtcagagaaggaaaaatgtgTACCTCtggggagtctaggatagtgcacGAGTTCATCACATGAGATAAGCTACTATCACACAGAACAGTGAGCAGGAGAAAAACTTTTGCACATGTCAAACTAATGTTTtcacccacatgtaagcataatatatcaatgctcaacaaCTTGGAAGTCACAAAGAATACCtgaaatagctgacataccttgggAAAGACTTACCCTGCTAcgaaaactccttttttttttttttttttacaacatcatgctatcagaggacaaagagacatcatgtctaggacatggcacagacaccaatggctttccgaagaGACTCAAACTTGCTGCCATCTaaaggtttggtaagaatgtcagtcaattgattttcagtggggatgaatgagagtgatactacctcggattccacaagatcacgtaagaagtgatgcctgatgtcgatgtgcttggtccgagaatgctgaactgggttcttggaaatattgatagcactagtattatcacagttgataatcatagtatcttgagagaatccatagtcccctagcaatgtcttcatccacaataattgggtacaacaactACCCGCAGCAAtgtactcagcctcagcagtggagagagatatggaggcttgtttcttgctcatccaagctacaagattgttccccacatagaaacatcctcctgaggtgctctttcgatcatcagcatttccagcccaatctgcatcagagtatcctgcaacaacaagatttgtttctctagaataccaaatgccataagaaagggtatcatttacatacctgatgatacgctttactgcagtgaggtgagattctttAGGATTAGCCTGAAaccgagcacaaactcccacactaaaggcaatgtctggtcggctggctgtaagatacaagaggctccctatcatgctCCTGTATAGGGATGGGTCAACTGATTTTCCTGCCAGATCACTACttatcttgacactggtgctcatgggggtGCGAGCACGGCTTTTCCCATCCAATCCAAACCATTTAACCAGATCCTTGGCATACTTAGACTGAGATATGAAGATGCCCTTagtagtttgcttgacttgaagaccaaggaagtagttcagctcaccaatcatgctcatttcaaactcttgcttcatttcctcagagaactcatgtgcaagagagtctaaagtagctccaaaaatgatgtcatcaacatatatttgagcaATCAGTTTATGAGaaccttgatttctgataaacAAGGTCCGATCGGCTTGCCCCCTTGTAAACCCCTTGCCCAaaagataagtggtgagacgctcataccatgctcgaggtgcctgcttaagcccatagagagcattcttcagcttgtacacatgatgaggatgatgtggatcttgaaaacccttcggctgttctacatagacttcttcttgaagaacaccgttcagaaatgcactctttacatccatctggtataacttgaaatcaaggtgacaagcAACAGAGAGAAGAATTcgaatggattctaacctggcaactggggcaaatgtttcatcaaaatctactccctctatctgagtatatccctgtgcaacaagacgggccttatttctaaccacagtaccatgctcatcagttttatttttgaagatccacttggttcTATGATATTTTGTTCTGCAGGACTGGGAAgcaaggtccagacatcatttctggtaaactgatggagctcatcatgcattgcagatacccatccttcatcttgtagggcttcatctactttcttgggttctgtctgagTAAGATAGtagctgtaggagacttgatttgcTACTTCATTGGCAGGCTGTGTAATGTCTGGGAAATTATTTAACAATTAAGGTATatatttgagtaaataattgattaaatttaatacagtgtatttaaaatgcaagagaatatttttaaagactaaaatttataaaataagtttatttagtgtaataaaataaaacgaagtattttatttttatcttattgacttgtaaatgaaatatatatataagtgataTTTGTaggtccaaataaaataaaaagaagcaagaagggGCGTGTCTCCTTAAAGgaatgaaagaataaaaaaaaaagaaaaaaaagaaatatatatatatatatatatatatatatatatatatatatatatatatatatatatgttaaaagaAGACAAAGGCCTGTCGGCCATGAAGAATCCAAAGGCCAATGGCCATTTAATGAAAAGGGGTATGGATggtctttcaaaaaaaaaaaaaaggacatgagtggcatttttataaaagaagaaaaagaatgaagtGAAGGGCAAATGCCCTTCACGCACATAATGGCCATGTGGCCATTTAATTGGCCGAATGGCCAAGGCTCCAGTGAGCATTTTTCTTacaatttctcacttttttctttgggttttcaTGGAAAATTTGTGATCCAC harbors:
- the LOC133879464 gene encoding uncharacterized protein LOC133879464, with product MCKFLLHVMIDMFDDNSCGLPFGCPVKRIWQRFVPYIPHTEQIFRIQDSLSQQTIMKFDAQLPRFEDPVDIESPPHGPPPPIDPLAASSSQPTPPPSSFEEMYSLLSAQMITGFQRLQGCISSIDARVQALDAKVDRCLQHLEADEDDEDLD